The Nitrospira sp. CR1.1 genome has a segment encoding these proteins:
- a CDS encoding glycosyltransferase — protein sequence MRPRDITILVLNDFAYVNGGSAQVALASAKALASRGYKVILFAAVGPISIDLQQPNLSTICLGQHEIVEDPNRLRAFVQGMWNFRASREMALLLKQLSPATTIVHVHGWTKALSASVVRQAAVRGFRVVCTLHDYFSACPNGAFFHYPKGEACHLRPLSLSCIASACDKRNFGHKIWRVVRQIVQQRMGRLPGCVQQFIVPSRLCQGVLRETLPPRSTTHVVRNPIDMPKCDPVTVEDHSAYIFVGRLAREKGCLLLALAGQKTGYPVTFVGEGECRKSIEQELPSAEITGWCDRPELMQALSKARVLVAPSLCYETQGLAVVEAAALGIPAIVPDTSAARESVADGVTGLWFKGGDLEDLAAKMRVMRDDQTVRRMGRAAYHRYWSSPDHLESHIDRLEEMYEKALAG from the coding sequence ATGCGCCCGCGTGATATAACGATTCTGGTCCTCAACGATTTTGCGTATGTGAACGGCGGGTCCGCCCAAGTGGCCTTGGCCAGTGCCAAGGCACTGGCCTCAAGAGGCTACAAGGTTATCTTGTTTGCTGCCGTCGGGCCGATCTCAATAGACCTTCAGCAGCCGAATCTTTCTACCATCTGCCTCGGACAACATGAAATCGTGGAGGATCCCAATCGCCTTCGTGCATTTGTTCAGGGGATGTGGAATTTCAGGGCCTCACGGGAAATGGCCCTTCTCCTGAAGCAACTCAGTCCGGCGACGACCATCGTCCATGTTCATGGATGGACGAAAGCACTGTCTGCGAGCGTGGTGCGCCAGGCTGCGGTGCGTGGTTTCAGAGTCGTATGCACGCTGCATGATTACTTTTCAGCCTGCCCGAACGGGGCCTTCTTTCACTACCCGAAAGGGGAGGCCTGTCATCTTCGCCCGCTCTCTCTCTCTTGTATTGCGAGCGCCTGTGATAAGCGAAATTTTGGGCACAAAATCTGGCGGGTGGTGCGGCAAATCGTACAGCAGCGAATGGGGCGTTTGCCAGGCTGTGTCCAACAGTTTATTGTTCCCTCACGGTTGTGCCAAGGTGTGCTGCGCGAGACCCTGCCTCCCCGTTCGACCACGCATGTGGTCCGGAATCCGATCGATATGCCAAAATGTGATCCGGTCACTGTCGAGGACCATTCAGCGTATATCTTCGTGGGCAGATTGGCACGCGAAAAGGGATGTCTGCTGCTCGCCCTCGCAGGGCAGAAGACAGGTTATCCGGTGACCTTTGTGGGTGAGGGCGAGTGCCGCAAATCTATTGAACAAGAACTCCCGTCCGCGGAGATTACTGGATGGTGTGACCGGCCTGAACTCATGCAGGCCCTGTCCAAAGCGCGGGTGTTGGTGGCTCCGTCACTCTGTTATGAAACGCAAGGGCTTGCCGTTGTAGAGGCCGCGGCATTGGGCATTCCCGCGATTGTTCCGGATACGTCGGCTGCCAGGGAAAGTGTTGCTGACGGCGTGACTGGACTGTGGTTCAAGGGAGGCGATCTCGAAGATCTTGCCGCAAAAATGCGGGTCATGCGCGACGATCAGACTGTGCGCCGAATGGGACGTGCAGCCTATCATCGATACTGGTCTTCCCCTGATCATCTTGAGTCACACATCGACAGGCTCGAAGAGATGTATGAGAAGGCGTTGGCCGGATAA
- a CDS encoding aminotransferase class I/II-fold pyridoxal phosphate-dependent enzyme, whose protein sequence is MSVTEHSSIAAANPLADYEAHRQEIDEAVQRVLSGGRYILGPEVAAFEQEFASFLGVSDAVGVGSGTDALHVALRVCGVGPGDGVITVSHTAVATVAAIELAGAVPVLIDVDPHTQTMDPHHLEHALRRKAERRIKAVIPVHLYGHPADMPAILQIAKKQDLKVIEDCAQSHGATIHGRQTGTWGDAAAFSFYPTKNLGAIGDGGAIVSNDRSLCVAARLVREYGWRERYVSDLPGLNSRLDEVQAAILRVKLRYLSQDNARRQQVARQYDTALATSGLVLPARRAGYDHVFHQYVVRSTRRDDLKNHLGSHSIGTAIHYPVPIHRQPAYRDRVCIDGPCLEHTERLSQEVLSLPMHPHVTGEQLRRITDSIAAWRTRP, encoded by the coding sequence ATTTCTGTGACGGAACACTCTTCTATTGCAGCCGCGAATCCGCTAGCCGATTATGAGGCGCACCGGCAGGAAATCGATGAAGCCGTGCAGCGGGTTCTTTCGGGCGGGCGATACATTTTGGGCCCGGAAGTCGCCGCATTCGAGCAAGAATTTGCATCTTTTTTGGGTGTGTCCGACGCGGTGGGGGTTGGCAGCGGAACCGATGCCTTGCATGTCGCGCTTCGCGTCTGCGGAGTAGGCCCCGGAGACGGAGTTATCACGGTCTCTCATACTGCAGTGGCCACTGTCGCAGCGATCGAACTGGCCGGGGCGGTGCCCGTGTTAATTGACGTGGATCCACACACCCAGACGATGGACCCGCATCACCTGGAACATGCGTTGAGGAGGAAAGCTGAACGGCGAATTAAGGCGGTAATTCCTGTGCATCTGTACGGCCATCCGGCTGATATGCCGGCCATACTCCAAATCGCGAAGAAACAGGATCTCAAGGTAATTGAGGACTGCGCTCAGTCCCATGGAGCAACCATTCACGGGCGCCAGACCGGGACGTGGGGGGATGCGGCCGCATTCAGCTTTTATCCCACGAAGAATCTGGGGGCCATTGGTGATGGCGGGGCGATTGTGTCGAATGATCGGTCTCTCTGTGTGGCCGCCAGATTAGTTCGTGAGTATGGATGGCGAGAGCGATATGTGAGTGATCTGCCCGGACTCAACTCGCGCCTTGATGAAGTCCAAGCGGCTATTTTGCGCGTAAAGCTGCGATACCTCAGTCAGGACAATGCTCGGCGGCAGCAGGTGGCCAGGCAGTATGACACGGCCTTGGCGACGTCGGGCTTGGTCCTGCCCGCTCGTCGAGCGGGATACGATCATGTCTTTCATCAGTATGTGGTCAGGAGCACTCGCCGGGATGATCTGAAGAACCACTTGGGCAGCCATTCAATCGGAACTGCCATTCACTACCCGGTCCCTATCCATCGTCAGCCGGCCTATCGAGATCGTGTGTGCATTGACGGTCCTTGCCTGGAACACACTGAGCGGCTGTCTCAGGAGGTTCTTAGTCTTCCCATGCACCCCCATGTCACGGGCGAGCAGCTTCGTCGCATTACGGATTCAATCGCCGCCTGGAGAACGCGGCCTTAG
- a CDS encoding glycosyl transferase, whose protein sequence is MRYFCTYFDQHYLTRGLALHRSLTQHCGSFRLWVLCLDQACFDVLRRMDLPGVIPLSLDELERGDDELLMAKQNRSRIEYYFTCTPVLPRFILERETEVDLLTYLDSDLFFFSDVSPLYKEIGNNSVAIIAHRFPSFLKELEEAGIYNVGWLSFRNDERGRACLSWWRNRCIEWCYDRREDGKYGDQKYLDDWPARFPGTIVLQHKGANVAPWNLATYPLEGKDGRVVVAGDPLVFYHFHGLKQLNQWVYDPSIHWYKQQLSPLVRRFVYVPYIGALLDAAHMTAPFLGASSVARGLRDQVQVEPLFIRMAKKVRLVIQRVRLLVKRQYLFVLDRQVL, encoded by the coding sequence ATGCGCTATTTTTGCACATATTTTGATCAGCACTACCTGACGAGAGGCCTTGCGCTGCATCGTTCCCTCACTCAGCATTGCGGCTCCTTCCGGTTGTGGGTGCTGTGTTTGGATCAGGCGTGTTTTGACGTGCTTCGCCGGATGGATTTGCCGGGGGTTATTCCGCTCTCGCTCGACGAATTGGAGCGCGGGGATGATGAACTCCTCATGGCGAAACAAAATCGATCCCGCATTGAGTATTACTTTACATGCACGCCCGTCTTGCCCCGATTTATTTTGGAGCGCGAGACTGAAGTTGATCTGTTGACCTATCTCGATTCCGATTTATTCTTCTTCTCCGATGTTTCACCGCTGTATAAGGAAATCGGGAACAATTCGGTGGCCATCATCGCTCATCGATTCCCGTCCTTCTTAAAGGAATTGGAAGAGGCCGGGATATACAATGTGGGATGGCTGAGTTTTCGAAACGATGAGCGGGGGCGTGCATGCTTGTCGTGGTGGAGAAATCGATGCATTGAATGGTGTTATGATCGACGCGAAGATGGCAAGTATGGCGACCAAAAATATCTGGACGATTGGCCAGCACGGTTTCCGGGCACGATTGTGTTGCAACATAAGGGCGCCAATGTCGCACCATGGAATTTGGCAACCTATCCGCTGGAAGGGAAAGACGGCAGAGTCGTGGTCGCGGGCGATCCTCTCGTCTTCTATCATTTCCATGGTCTCAAGCAATTAAATCAATGGGTGTACGATCCGAGTATTCACTGGTATAAGCAGCAACTATCCCCTCTGGTTCGTCGATTCGTCTACGTGCCATATATTGGAGCGCTTCTTGACGCCGCACACATGACAGCCCCATTTCTGGGAGCATCCTCCGTTGCGAGAGGCCTCAGGGACCAGGTGCAGGTTGAGCCCCTTTTTATTCGAATGGCTAAGAAAGTGAGGCTCGTTATCCAGCGTGTTCGGCTTCTGGTCAAGCGCCAGTACCTGTTCGTCCTTGACAGGCAAGTGCTCTAA
- a CDS encoding glycosyltransferase: MMAFREQEPACATRASDPQIFPTVTVVTPSYNQGRFIRETIESVLSQDYPAVEYMVIDGDSTDETVSILKSYGSRISWVSEPDRGQSEAINKGWKRATGEIVAWLNSDDIYLPGAISTAVSYLQNHPDVALIYGDGFHISQDGTSLGRFPSEPFSADRLKETCFIAQPATFVRRSVIEQVGFIRDSLRYCMDYDLWIRISKRYRLQYVPVPLASIRLHNDCKTVKDRVATYAETVRMLRSNYGYAAPRWSCGYAYRLLDARLDRSRVWGRVLFTASLPGLCAWNLVRFSRKAPVREFWRWAIGLRGRYGKLLNEEGS, encoded by the coding sequence GTGATGGCTTTCCGTGAGCAGGAGCCTGCCTGCGCGACACGCGCTTCTGATCCACAGATTTTTCCCACCGTCACCGTCGTCACTCCCTCCTACAATCAGGGCCGCTTCATACGTGAAACCATCGAAAGCGTGCTCTCTCAGGACTATCCGGCAGTCGAATACATGGTGATAGATGGTGATTCTACGGATGAGACGGTATCGATATTGAAAAGTTACGGGAGCAGGATTTCCTGGGTTTCTGAACCAGATAGGGGACAATCGGAGGCGATCAATAAGGGGTGGAAAAGAGCCACTGGAGAGATTGTGGCGTGGCTGAATTCCGATGATATCTACCTCCCGGGCGCGATTTCGACGGCGGTCAGCTATTTGCAGAATCATCCAGATGTCGCGCTCATCTATGGCGATGGTTTTCACATCTCTCAGGATGGAACATCGCTCGGGCGGTTTCCTTCCGAACCCTTCTCGGCGGATCGCCTCAAGGAAACCTGTTTTATCGCCCAACCAGCGACGTTTGTGCGACGATCGGTGATAGAGCAGGTCGGGTTTATCCGCGATTCCCTCCGCTACTGTATGGATTATGATCTGTGGATTAGGATCTCGAAGCGATATCGGCTTCAGTATGTGCCGGTCCCGCTGGCCAGTATTCGACTGCACAACGACTGCAAAACCGTGAAAGACCGTGTCGCCACCTACGCAGAAACTGTCAGGATGTTGAGGTCCAATTATGGATATGCCGCGCCGCGATGGTCGTGCGGCTATGCCTATCGTCTGCTGGATGCGCGATTGGATCGGTCGCGCGTTTGGGGTAGAGTACTGTTTACGGCCAGTTTGCCGGGGCTCTGTGCTTGGAATTTGGTACGGTTCAGTAGAAAGGCACCAGTCAGAGAATTCTGGCGATGGGCAATCGGCTTGAGAGGGCGGTACGGAAAACTTCTGAACGAAGAGGGCAGCTGA